TTGGAGCTTCCTTAACAATACTTCTTAGCCTAGTCCCAAGCCCACCAGCTAGAACTATAGCTTGCACTCAAATCCTTTACCAAAAAGCTCTTCTTCTACAATAGCGCATAAAATATGCCCAACAACAATATGCGATTCTTGAATTCTAGGAGTGCAAGTTGATGGAATCTTAATACAATAATCGCATAAATCTGCCATTTTCCCACCACTTTGTCCAGTTAGCCCAATACTAACAATGCCCTTATCTCTGCAGACTTTTAAAGCCTCTACAATATTTGCACTATTTCCGCTCGTAGATATCCCTATAAATACATCTCCCGCCACACCCTGTGCCTGAACCTGCCTAGCAAAAAGCTTATCATATCCATAATCATTACCAATAGCGGTCAAAACACTTGTATCCGTCGTGAGTGCGATACTTGGAATTCCTTCTCTATCAAAATAAAACCGACTCACAA
The Helicobacter winghamensis ATCC BAA-430 DNA segment above includes these coding regions:
- the gmhA2 gene encoding D-sedoheptulose 7-phosphate isomerase, yielding MDNLSVYIKQQFIDSISVKNIILQDDALIGLIKEIALKITQAYRNGNKTLIAGNGGSAADAQHIAGEFVSRFYFDREGIPSIALTTDTSVLTAIGNDYGYDKLFARQVQAQGVAGDVFIGISTSGNSANIVEALKVCRDKGIVSIGLTGQSGGKMADLCDYCIKIPSTCTPRIQESHIVVGHILCAIVEEELFGKGFECKL